A stretch of Schistocerca cancellata isolate TAMUIC-IGC-003103 chromosome 3, iqSchCanc2.1, whole genome shotgun sequence DNA encodes these proteins:
- the LOC126176942 gene encoding pancreatic triacylglycerol lipase-like, whose product MKVITLIVILSAVVSAHLRRWELVPTKDGGVELYDVTQPLPEVRVDTSDVIFELYTKSNPSSPQILTAGGSYTGNFVASKETKFVTHGWMNEGDHMSAIRDGWIQAGDYNVIVIDWSAEAGNWNYAQAKAAVTGVGEIVATFINWLASLGASTNNMQLVGHTLGAHVCGVAGNRVTAGRLNRITGMDPAAPLFGSESAADRLDASDAGFVQVIHTNGGLLGWYDAMGTADFYPNGGKFQPGCEFDVTGACSHGRSTEFFAESITTGTGFKAYQCGSWDDFNAGNCASNPTALMGEKLSSSASGTYFLATASSSPYALG is encoded by the exons CCCATCTTCGTCGGTGGGAGCTGGTTCCCACGAAGGATGGCGGAGTCGAGCTTTACGACGTGACCCAGCCTTTGCCGGAAGTGCGGGTCGATACGAGTGACGTCATCTTCGAGCTCTACACAAA ATCAAACCCAAGCAGCCCTCAAATTTTGACAGCTGGTGGCTCTTATACTGGAAACTTCGTTGCCtcaaaagaaacgaaatttgttacccATGGATGGATGAACGAAGGGGATCACATGAGTGCAATCCGTGATG GCTGGATACAGGCTGGAGATTACAATGTTATTGTCATAGACTGGTCAGCGGAAGCAGGAAACTGGAATTATGCTCAGGCAAAAGCTGCTGTAACAGGAGTTGGAGAAATAGTGGCAACTTTCATCAACTGGCTTGCTTCTCTTGGTGCCAGCACCAATAACATGCAGCTTGTAGGACACACCCTAGGCGCTCACGTCTGTGGTGTTGCAGGAAATCGTGTTACTGCAGGAAGACTGAACAGAATTACAG GCATGGACCCAGCAGCACCACTCTTCGGCTCAGAGTCTGCCGCAGACCGTCTTGATGCAAGTGATGCTGGCTTTGTACAGGTGATACATACCAATGGTGGACTTCTAGGATGGTATGATGCTATGGGAACAGCTGACTTCTATCCAAATGGTGGAAAATTTCAGCCTGGTTGTGAATTTGATGTTACAG GTGCCTGTAGTCATGGCCGATCAACTGAATTCTTTGCTGAATCCATAACAACAGGAACAGGATTTAAGGCATATCAGTGTGGTAGCTGGGACGACTTCAATGCTGGAAATTGTGCTAGCAATCCAACAGCTCTCATGGGAGAGAAACTCTCAAGCAG TGCATCTGGAACATACTTTttggctactgcaagctcttcgccaTATGCTCTCGGTTAG